A single window of Sporosarcina sp. 6E9 DNA harbors:
- a CDS encoding ABC transporter ATP-binding protein gives MPTIKIEGLNKSYRKTQVLKDVHLEIDTGLFGLLGPNGAGKTTLMKVLSTILPWEDGDVTIYDQNLLKEGDKVRELLGYLPQHFHAPGQFTGKEFLHYVGSMKGVIDKKERAEQVERLLDEVNLQLHANKKIKSYSGGMKRRLGIAQALLGNPKLIILDEPTAGLDPSERIRFRNVIEKLSKNHTIILSTHIISDIESSCEKVAVLNNGEVLFHGTTESLATQAVNYVWELSVPYSDYDIVEKEYAIISSRREKSNVVFRIIAETSPNEHAVAVQPTIEDGYMAVINGVNK, from the coding sequence ATGCCTACGATAAAAATAGAAGGATTAAATAAATCTTACCGTAAAACTCAAGTATTAAAAGATGTTCATCTTGAAATTGATACAGGGTTATTTGGGTTACTGGGACCGAATGGTGCAGGGAAGACCACTTTAATGAAAGTGCTGAGTACGATTCTACCTTGGGAAGATGGAGACGTAACGATATATGATCAAAACCTTTTAAAAGAAGGAGACAAAGTTCGGGAATTGCTTGGTTATTTACCGCAACATTTCCATGCGCCAGGGCAATTTACCGGTAAAGAATTTTTACATTATGTTGGGTCGATGAAAGGTGTTATTGATAAAAAAGAACGAGCCGAACAAGTCGAACGGCTTTTGGATGAGGTGAATCTTCAACTGCATGCGAATAAGAAAATCAAAAGCTATTCAGGCGGCATGAAACGGCGTCTTGGCATTGCGCAAGCATTGTTGGGCAATCCCAAATTAATCATTCTTGACGAACCGACTGCGGGACTAGATCCATCCGAGCGTATTCGATTTCGTAATGTCATTGAAAAATTGAGTAAAAATCATACCATTATTTTATCCACTCATATTATTAGCGATATTGAATCGAGCTGTGAAAAAGTTGCTGTGTTGAATAATGGGGAAGTGCTTTTTCATGGTACGACCGAATCACTAGCGACCCAAGCTGTAAACTATGTTTGGGAGTTATCCGTGCCTTATTCCGACTACGACATTGTGGAAAAAGAATACGCCATTATTTCAAGTCGAAGGGAAAAAAGTAATGTTGTTTTTAGGATAATTGCAGAAACCTCGCCGAATGAGCATGCCGTAGCGGTGCAGCCGACGATTGAAGATGGGTATATGGCGGTTATTAATGGGGTGAATAAATGA